The nucleotide sequence TCTCGGTGTCGATGCCCGCGAGGATGCGCATGAGCGAGGACTTGCCGGAGCCGTTCAGGCCGAGCACGCCGATCTTGGCGCCGTAGTAGAACGACAGGGAGATGTCGCGGAGGATTTCCTTGCGCTCGATCTTCTTCGAGACGCCGAGCATCGAGAAAATGATCTTGGGGGCTTCGGGCTGGGCCATGAGGCGTCAAAAAGGCATATCCCCCGGCCAAGGCAAGCGCGGCGCGGAAACCCCGGGGCAAAAAAAGAACGCCGGGCGCGGGCCCGGCGTTCTGTGGAGCGAACCGTAATTCGCTCAGAACTCGTAGCGCACGCCCGCGGCGTACAGCCAGGGATCGAGCCGGGCCTCGGTCAGACGGGCCGCGCCGGCATACACGCCCGAGCGGATGTAAGCGCGCTTCAGGTCGAGGTTGAAGGACCAGCGCTCGTCGAGCTTCCAGTCCACACCCGCCTGCAAAGCCAGGCCGGTGCTGTTGTTTTCCAGACGCAGGGGCACGCCGGCCACGACGAGCCGGTCATCCCAGATCAGCGTGAAATTCACGCCCGCCGCCACGTAGGGACGGATCGCCGCACCCGGCAGGGCCCGGTATTGGAACAGCAGCGTGGGGGGTAGGTGCTTGAAGGAACCGAGCCGGCCGACGCCGGCGAGCGAGACGGAGTGTTCCTGGGGGATGGTCAACACCAGCTCGGCGGAGAGCGTGTCGGTGAAGGCATAGGCGACGTCGATCTCAGGAATCAGCTTGTCGCTGACCGACACGGCGTTCGGGGCGAAGGCGATGCCGAGGGCGGAGAAGGCGTCGGACTTGTCGACGGTCTCGAGGTAGGTGGCCCGGAGGCGGACCGACCACGGGCTGGCCGCCGGCAGGGCGGTCGTGGCGACCAGGAGGAGCAGACAGGGCAGGACTTTACGGAGGGTTTTGTTCATGGGTAGGGTTGCGCCGCGTTGGAAAAATGCCAACGGAGACACAGCCTAGCCTAACCGGCGGCCGGCGGCCGGGCTCGGCATCCCTTGACCAGCCCTACGCGGGAATTGAACGATCTTAAACCTCGTGCAGCCGCAGCGGCACCGGGTCAATGACCTTGGCCTTGGGCAACTGCTCGGCGAGCTGGGTCTTGAACCAGTCGCGCGCATCCGGGTCGCCGTGCGTCAGCACGATGCTCCGGGCCTTGGTCTGCACCGCAAACTCCAGCAGCTCGCCGCGCTCGGCGTGCCCGCTCAGTTCGAACCGGTCGACGCGCGCCTTCACCTTGGTCCGCACATCCAGCGCATCGAAGGCAAAGGTCGCGCCGGGCTTGGTCGCCAGCAGCTTGCCACCCGGGGTGTCCGGATCGCAGTAGCCCACGAAACCGATCGTGTTGCGCGCGTGCCCGAGCAGGCCCGAGGCCAGCGCGTAGCTCGGCGTCTTCTCGACCAGCATGCCGGAACTGACGATATAAAGGCCCTTCTGCGCCGGCTCCTGGCCGGGCATGATCTTCTTCGGCAGCTTGCGCAGGCCGAGATCCTTCAGGATGCGCATGTCGAACTGCACGTCCTTGGTCTTGCGCGAGACCTCATCAAAGAGCTCCGACAGGCCGATGCCCAGGCCGCCCGCGTAGATCGGGCACTCGATGAGCCGGCCGAAGCGGCGGGCGTCATGGAAGACCGCCAGCAGCTCCTGCATGCGCCCGAGAGCGAACACCGGCAGCAGGAACGAGCCGCCCTTGGCGATCGTGTCGTTGATCGAGTCGATCAGGCGGGCGATCTCGTGCACCCGCTCCTTGCCGTAGGCGCGCTCGGTCATGCCGCGCGTCGTCTCGATGATCAGCGTGTCGAAATGACCGATCGGGAAATGCGCCCCCTTCAGCGTGCGCAGGTGCTCGAACAACACGTCGCCCGTCAGGAAAATCTTCCGCATGCCGTGGTGGATCTCGACCGCCGTCGCCCCGGCCACGTGGCCCGAGGGATGGAACATCAGCTCGATCTCGCCGCGCTTGCCCTTGATCTTTTTGACCTTCTTGAAGGGCAGGCCCACGAACCGCTTGGTCAGGCCCTCGATCTCCTTGTGCGTGAACAGCGGGTAGCCGGGGACCCCGTCCTCCTCCTTCTGCTTCTGCATCACGTTGGCGGAATTGTGCAGCATCTTCTCGATCAGCATGCGGCTCGACTGCGTGAGTAGCACCGGGGTCTTCGGGTGCTGGCGCATCACCACCGGCAGGCCGCCGATATGGTCGAGGTGACAGTGCGTGATGATGATGAGGTCCAATTCGATGTCGCGGAGCAGCGAGAGGTCCGGCAGGGCGCCGACCCCCGGGGTCTTGGGGTTGAGCCCGCAATCCACGAGGATGTTCAGATCACCGATCATCAGAAGGAGGGAATTGGCGCCGATACCGCCTTGGCGGTTGAGATCGATGAGTTTCATTTGTGTAAGGGATCAGGGAGACGCCCCCCGCCCCCTCTAGCAAGCCCGGGTTTCGGGGCTCGGGGTGGCGGGATTTCCAAAGCCGGCCGGCCCGGCGCCCGACGCGGGATGTCCGGGCCCCTCACCGCCCACCCGGCTCGTCCGGCACCTTCGTGGCCTCCACGTCGATCACCTCACCAGCCGGCATCCGCGTCCGCCGACCCGAGGCCGCGGCCGGACCCGAGCGCACCGGCCGGGGTTTGCCCCGGAATAACTGCGTCACCCAACCCAGCAGACCCGCGAAAATCACGACGGCGGCGGTGAAAGCCACCGCGAGCATCGCGAAGAGGGCGACGAATCCGGCAAACAGCAGGCGCAGCAAGGGCATGGTCGGAAGACTCGCACACCTGCCGCGAAGTTGCACGGAAGATTCACCGCCCGGCCCCCGGCCGTCTCCCCTCGGCGGTTCCCGCCCCACCCCCGAGTCCAGCCTTGCCAACCATCCTCTCCTGCAGAGGATTCCGCCACTCCCCGGCATGAACAACGAGACCCTCTGGCTCATCCGCCTCGGCCTGAACGCGAAGTTGTTCACCCGCGACCAGGCCCTCGCCACCCTCCGGGCCGCCGGCCGCGACGCCGACCTCGTCACCTATGCCCAGCGGCTGATCGACGACGGGATCGTCAGCGACGTCGAGAAACTCGAGGAGCTCGCCGGCAACGCCGCCGCCCGCGCCGGGGTCGGCCCGCCCGAACCCAATCCCCTGCTCGCAGACCAGGACGACCACGCTGATGCCCCGGCGCCGACAGGCAATGCCGGGACCAAGGCCAAAGCCACCGCCGGCGACGGCCCCGCCCCCCAGTTTCCCTTTGATCGCATCGGTACGATGGACGACACCGCCCTCGCCGCCGCCCTGCGCAAGCTTCTCATCGATGCCGGTCTCTACGGCGCGAGCGACCTCCATCTCTCCGCCGGCTCCAAGCCCTTCGTCCGCCGCCTGCGCGCCCTCTCCCCCATCACCGAGCACATCCTCACCGACGAGGAATCCCTCCGCCTCAACACCGTCCTCCTCGCCGAGCACCAGAAGAATATCTTCCTCGAGCGCCGCGACTACGACCTCGCCCTCGCGCTCGACGCCGAGCACCGCTACCGCGTCAACCTGATGTTCCACAAGTGGGGCCCCTCCGGCTCCTACCGCATGGTGCCCGCCGGCGTCCCCAAGCTCGACGAGCTCGGCCTGCGCAACCTCGACGCCATCCGCAAGCTCCTCTCCTACCACAACGGCCTCATCCTCATCACGGGCCCTGTCGGCGCCGGCAAGACCACCACCCTCGCCGCCATGGTCGCCGAGCTCAACGAGCAGCGCGAGGACCACATCATCACCGTCGAGGACCCGATCGAGGTCGTCCAGCTCCCCAAGGGCTGCAACGTCACCCAGCGCGAGGTCGGCCCGCACACCAAGTCCTTCTTCTCCGCGCTCAAGGGCGCCCTCCGCGAGGACCCCGATGTCATCGTCATCGGCGAGCTCCGCGATCTCGAGACCATCGAGATGGCCATCAGCGCCTCCGAGACCGGTCACCTCGTGATCGGCACCATGCACACGAGCGACGCCTCCACCACGCTCAACCGCCTCCTCGACGTCTTCCCCCCCGCGCAGCAGACCCAGATCCGCGCCTCCGTCGCCGAGTCCCTCCGCGGCGTCGTCTGCCAGCGCCTCCTCCCCTCCACCGAAGGCGGGCTCGTGGTCGCCTGCGAGATCATGGTCTCCAACACCGCCATCCAGGCCCTCATCCGCGAGGGCAAGACCTCCGGCCTCCGCAACACCATGGAGACCGGCGTCAAGGAGGGCATGTGCATCATGGAAAACGTCGTCCTCGAGCTCTACCAGCAGCGCAAGATCACGAAGGAGACCGCCCTCAACAACATCAGCACCCGCAACGTCCGCGCCAAGGTCACCTGACCCGCGCGACCGCCGCCTTCGTCCCCTGTCCTCCGCCCTCTGACCATGGCCGCCATCGACTCCCTCCTCCGCACGATGCTTGAGAAAGGCGGTTCCGACCTGCACCTCACCGTCGGCCTGCCCCCGAAGTCCCGCATCTCCGGCTCGCTCCAGGTCATCCGCGAGGGCGCGGTCACAGCCAAGGAAATGGAAGCACTCCTCAAGGAGATCACCCCCGAGAAACGGTGGCATGAATTTCTCGAGAAGAAGGACCTCGACCTCGCCCACGAGGTGGAGGGCCTCGCCCGCTTCCGCGCCAACTTCCTCTACAACCACTGGGGTCAGGCCGCCGTCATGCGCCAGATCCCGGCGAAGATCCTCTCCTTCAGCACGCTCAACCTCCCCGAGGCGCTGAAGAAGCTCTGCCACCTTGACCAGGGCCTCGTCGTCGTCACCGGCCCCACCGGCTCCGGCAAGTCGACCACGCTCGCGGCGATGATCGACTACATCAACGACAACCTCGCCCGCCACATCATCACGATCGAGGACCCCATCGAGTTCGTCCACCCCTGCAAGAAGTCGACCATCGTCCACCGTGAGGTCGGCGAGCACACCGAGACCTTCGGCGCCGCGCTCAAGGGCGCCATGCGCCACGACCCCGACATCCTCCTCCTCGGCGAAATGCGCGAGATGGAAACCATCAAGCTCGCCCTCTCCTGTGCCTCGATGGGCATGCTCGTCTTCGGTACGCTGCACACCAACAACGCCCCGAAGACCGTCGACCGCATCATCAACACCTTCCCCGCCGAGGAACAGAACCAGGTGCGCGTCATGCTCGCCGGCTGCCTCGCCGGCGTCGTCGCCCAGCTCCTCTGCAAGAAAGTGCCCAAGGGCCGCGTCGCCGTGCACGAGATTTTGCTCCAGCACGAGGCGCTCCCCAACACCATCCGCTCCGGCCAGATCGCCAACATCCGCGGCATCATCGAGAGCGGCAAGGAGGAGGGCATGATCACGATGGACAACAGCCTCATGGCCCGCGTGAAGGACGGCACCGTCGAGCCGAAGGAAGCCTACATGAAGGGCAGCAACAAGGCCCTCTTCGCCCCGCTCCTCAAGCCCGGCGACCTCGACGGCGGCCACTAGCCCGGCGCCGCGCCGGGCATCTCAAATCTCAAATGTGAGATTTCAAATCGCCTGGGTGGAACCCGGCCTCCGGATGGGTTGGCCTATCTGGAGGGCCCACGTCCCTGTGGGCCGCGATTAACTCGCCGGTCGCGTCGCCAATTCCAGGCCGCGCAGGTAATCCAGCGCTTCATCCCGGCTCACCCCGCACATGTCTTCCCTCGGCTGAAGCCCGACGCACACCGCCGGCCGCTCCGGCCGCCCGAAGAGCGCACACCGCATGTCCGGCAGCAACTGCACGCACGGGATCCCCGCCGGCTTCCCGTGCGGCATGCCGGGGATCGGCGAGGTGATCGAGGGCGCGATACAACACGCGCCACAGCCGGTACGGCAGTCCATGCCGGAGTATTAACCATGGATATCACGGATCGCCACCGATAAATTCCTTCTGTGTCCATCCGCGCCATCAGTGATAAAAATACTCCGGCTGTATTCCGCTTCTGTGCCTTGGGTGGCCAACTCCCTCCTGTGTCTTTCCCGATTTCCATGGTAGCTTCCTGACCATGAATCCCCACCGCCCGAAAGCGCGGCCTGCCCTCCCACCCCGGACCCCGGCGGCATGAAACCGGCACTTCTGTCCGCGGTCATCCTCCTGCTCGCCGGCCTTCCCGGGCTGGCCACCGAACCGGATCTGTTGCCGGACCGCGCACGGGTGTCCAATCCGCACGACCCGCTGATCCTTCCCCCGGTCGTGGTGACCGGCGACTTCCCCACCAAGGGCTGGCTCTACGCGCGCAGCGGCCGCACGGAAATCCTCAGCCAGCTCCGGGCGCGGGAAACGCGGGACCTCCTCGACGATTTCCTCGTCTTCCAGGATTTCGTGCACGCGCACTTCCCCGAGGCGGCCCTGCCGGCCGACCAACCCGTGACCGTGGTCCTCTGCGAAAACACCAAGACTTTCCGGCTGTTCGGCGGTGAAGCGGACCGCACCTCCAGCGCCCGGTCGGGAACTCGTCCGGTCATCCTCATCGACGCCGCCGAAGCGCGCCACGTCGAGCGCTCCCTCCGCCGCCGCTCCGTCGCCCTCGCCTTCGAACGGTCGCCCCTCGGCCGTTACCCCCTCTGGCGCCAATACGGTACCCGCGAGATCCTCGCCCGCGTCGTCATCGGACGCCAGCGCCTCGAACTCGGCCTTTCCCACGCCCATTCCTTCGGCCCCCAACGCGGCCCGGACCTCGCCAGACTGCTGGCCCTCACTCCGGCCGCGCTGGCCGCCGCCGAGCGCAACGGCGAGCCCGTCCTCGACGCCTACCACCACGCCACGCTCTTCATGCACATGTGCCTCTTCGGCTCCACCCGGCCGTACCGCGACCTGCGTGACCCCTACCAAACCTTTATCCGTCGCCTGGAAACAGAACCCCTCTCGGAGGAACTGTTCCGCGCGTGCTTCGGCCGGGACTTCGCCGAAATGAACACCCTGCTCCAAACCTACAGCACCGGTGGCGCGAAAGTGAAATTCGAATCCCGCCACTACCGCTTCCCGCCGGGCCCACCGCTTGAAATCCGCCCGGCCCGAGCCGCCGATCTCTCAAGCCTCTTCGCGTCCACCCACGCTCGGCCGCAGACAGGCCCCGCCAGCGAAGCGATCCCGCCCTGACGAGTGCCTGAGCCAGTGGCATTCCACTTCACTCCGTGACCTCGCGCCCTTCCTTTCCCCGCGCCATCCGTCTTCATCCGCTTTATCCGCAGCAAAAGTTTAGCTGATCGAATGTAGGGTCGGACCTTGGTCCGACCTCGAGCGCGAAGCTTGAGCGACCACCGCCCACCTCACTCCGACACCGGCATCACCTGCCGCACCTCGACCGAGCCGCCGTCGGCCAAGCCGGGACAATCCCGGGCGATCGCCTCCGCCTCGACCAGGCTGGCCGCGCGGATCACCATGTAACCGCCGATGACTTCCTTCGCCTCGGCGTAAGGACCGTCCGTGACCGCCACCACCGGCGCCCCGCGCAACACGCGGCCCGGTGTCGGTTCGAGCGGTTCGCCCGCCACGTACTGGCCCTTGGCCCGCATGGCGGCGACCCAGTCGAGCCAGCGCTGAAAGGACTGCTGCATCTGGTCGGGCGCCAGCTCGGGCGGGCTGAGCGGCTCGCGGAAAAGGAACATGTAGTTGGGAACGGTAGCTGAGGTGCTCATGGTGGGATGGATGTGGGGAAGTTTGGGTGCTGCGGGATACGAGGTTCAGCCCGGGGACAGGAGACGCAACCGCCCGCGGGCAGACCGGCGTGGGAAATGTTTGGCGGAGTGGCGGCGGCTCATGGCTTGAAGGCTCATCCCTACAACGAGCGAGCTGGCTCGTTCCGGACACTTTGCGTGATTTTTCCGACAGAATCCAGCCGGAGCGTGACCCGCACTTCCTGCAGGCAAACCAATCAGGCGACGTGCCCTGGCTCTGTCTCACTCCGCCCCGCCTCATTTCCGTCGCGGCTCACCGCTGCGCTTGCTCCCCCGGCGACCGCCTTCCATCTTTCGCCCCGCATGAGCGACTCCGTCCCCGCCAGCATGGCCCCGACCCGGCTGGAGCAATTCCTCCACGCCAAGATCCCCCTCACCGCCGCCATGGGCATCCGCGTGATCCAGACCGGCCCGGAACTCCTCATCCTCGAGGCCCCGCTCGCCCCCAATATCAACCACCTCGGCACGGTCTTCGGCGGCGCCCTCCACACCCTGCCCACCCTCGCCTGCTACGCCGCGCTCTGGACCCTCCTCGTCGAGGGCGGCCTCGACGGCCACGTCGTCGTGAAAGAAAGCCACGCCCACTACCGCGCCCCCGTGCGCGGCACCTTTCGCGCCACCTGCGCCCGCCCCTCCCCGGAACTCACCGCGACGTTCTTCGACGAACTCCGCCGCTTCAAGAAAGCCCGCATGGATTTGCACTCCGTTGTCCCGGGCGCATCCGGCAAACCCGCCGTCGAGTTCTCCGGCAGCTTCGTCGCTGTGGTCTGAGCGCTTGGGAGGATGCCGGCGCCACGACCTGACAGCCGTGGTGCGGGTCCGTGCCCGCCGCGAAGTCTCCGCGGCTTCACTCACCCCCAACCCGGCTCTTCCCCTTCAATCCAGGTTTGCACCCCGCACCCCACTGAGAGCATCATGCGTCCATCGGAGTCATTATGAATACCCCCCTACCCCACCTCCCGACCGGGCTACCGCGCTCCCCCCGCGCCCTGCCCCGTTACAGCCTCGCGCTCCTGACCTTCGCCGCCGCCTGTTTCGTCTGGGCCCCGGCCCGCGCTTCCGTGCCCACGGTGACGGGCACCTACGAGAGCGAGGGCTCGATCGTCGAAACCGATTCCGACTACTCCGGCCCGGTCTCCCTGCGCGCCCTGTTCGGCCTCAATCTGGACCTCGCCGCCGGCTCCATCGAGCACGCCGCGATCACCCGCGTGGAAATCGAGCAACGCGACCGCACCTTCACCGTCCGCACCAAGGACGCCCGCGGCGCTACCGAATGGTCCGGCACCTGGGAACGCAACGGCGGCTACGAGCCCACCCCCGATGGCGTGAAAATTCTCCTCCGCCACGCCCGCTTCGGTGACGACTTCTTCATGTTCATCCTCTCGCCCCTGAAGGACGGAGAGGTCCTACTCGTCGACGTGCAACGCATCCAGGCCGGCAAGTTCGGCCCGACCGGCAAGCCGGTGGGCAAGTTCCTGTTTCTGCGCGCGACCACGGGCGGTTAAGCCCGCGGCGTAAAACAACCAGGGCCAAGATCCCCGGCCGTGGGATACTTGGTCCTTGAGCCTTGGAACTTGTTAGTTGAGCGAAGCGCCCCGCGCTTCCGCTCAAATGTGCTTCGAGTCCGCCTCGTCCTTCTTCACGTAACCGCTGTCCTGCCGCTGGTGGTTCACGGCGTTCTTCTTGAGATAGGCCTGGTAAACATCATCCGGCGTCATGCCGAGGGTCTGCGCCAGCGACACCAGAAAGTGGAAAAGGTCCACGACCTCGACCTTCGCGTTCTGCTCGTCGAACTTCTGGTATTTGGCCCACCATTTCCACGGCACGCTGTCGATCAGCTCAGCCGTTTCCTGCTGCATGGCCCGCGTATAATTGAGGATCCACTTGGCTTTTTCCTCGTCGGTCGGCGGGGGCAATTCCACTCCAATGCGCTTATTCAGCGCATCTTGCATACGGAAGATCTCCTCGAGTTTGTCCATGGCCGGGGAGCTTGGGAGCCCCCTTTCCCTCTGGCAAGCCCCGCGCCGGGGAAAAATAACGTTGCCCTCCCAGAGGGGGTGGGCGACGTTGTCCGCGTTATTGCCGCCGTCTGCCCCGAGCGAAATCGAAGGGCCGAGCACGTTACCACGAGCTCCGGCTGGCATCCCATACCGCGCCGCCCAATGGGCAGGCGCTTTCACAACCAACAACATAGACATGTCCTCCACAGAATCGTCCGGTGCTCCTGCCGAAGCCACCGCGACCACCCCGGCGCCCGACGCCGCTTTCCCGACCTTCGGCACCACCCGCGGCTCCGGCCTGGCCCGCGGGAAGGCTAAGCGTCCCAGCACCCCGGCCGCCTCCGCGTCCACCCCCGCCAGCGACTACAAGCCCACGGCCATCGAAGTCGTCACTGCCCCCCGCGAGTATACCAACCCGTTCGCCCCGGTGGAAACACCGGTGGCTGCAGCCGCTCCCGCGGCTCCCGTCATCCCGACCCCCGCGCCCGTCGCTTACGTCGCCCCCGCCGTCGCTGCTCCCGCCCCCGTGGCGGAAGTCGCCCCGGCCGCCATCGACGAGACGCCCGCCGAACTCAACATCCTGCCCCCCGCCGAGCAGAAAACCTCGACCGCCCAGACTTGGGAGAGCGAAGGTTTCCGCCCCGCCCGCGAACGCGCCGAGCGTCCGCGTCGTGAGGAGCAGCCGCGCGCCGAGCGCGCCGAGGCCCCGGCCGACGAACCCGTCGACATCGACTCGATCCCGCCCCAGTTCCTCTACGTGCGCCCCGGCGTGACGTTCGTGCCCACGCCCCGTAACTGGGGTGGCGCTCCCCGCGAGCGCCGCGAGCGTGACGAGTCCGCCCCGCGCAGCGCCGAGTCGCCCCGCGCGACCACGGCGCCTTCCGCCGAGGCCCCCGCCAAGTCCGGCGGCTTCCTCGGCTGGCTCAAGGGCCTCTTCGGCGGCTCCCCCGCCAGCGAGCCCGTCACCGCCGGCCCTTCCGCCGGTGGTGAACTTCGTCGCGACGGCGGCGAACAGCGTCGTCACCGTGGCGGCCGCAATCGCGGCGGCCCGGGCGGCGGTGAAGGTGGCGGCCAGCGCCGCAACCGCGGCGGCCGCGGCCGCAGCGGTGGTGGTGGCGGCGGCGGTGGCTACCGGGGCGAACGCTCCGAGGGCACCCGCTCCAGCGGCAGCCTCTGAGCTCACCCTCCTGACCTGATCAAGGCGCCCCTCACCGGGCGCCTTTTTTTGTTCGCGGCTCCCCCGCGCTTTGAGGAGCCTGCTTGCCAGCGGCCTCCCGCGCCGACAAGCAGACACCACCCTTTAAGCGACATGGCCGATCTCATCATCCACGGCGGTAAACCCCTCAGCGGCACCATCACGCCGTCAGGCAACAAGAACTCCGTCCTGCCCATCCTCTGCGCGACGCTCCTGACCGACGCCCGGGTCACGCTCCGCAACGTGCCGCTGATCACCGACGTCGAGAAACTCGTCGCCTTCTTCACCGAGCAGGGCTCCGCCGTCACCTGGGACCGCGCCGCCGGCACCATGACGCTCGACCACTCGACGTTCGACGCCCGCCGCCTCAACGGCGAACTGCCCGCCGGCATGCGCTCCGCCGTCCTCCTCTTCGCGCCGCTCCTGCAGCGCATGAAGAAATTCGCGCTCCCCGCCAACGCCAAGGGCTGCTCCCTCGGCATCCGCGAGCTCGATCCCCACCTCGAGATTTTGGAAAAACTCGGCGCCAAGGTCGCCACGCACCGCGATGACCTGACCCTCACGCTGAAGGGCCGCTTCCAGGGCGCGCGCCACTGGCCCGACTACATGTCGGTCACCGCCACCGAGAACTTCGTCATGGCCGCCGTCCTCGCCGAGGGCCAGTCCGTCCTCCTCAACGCCGCCAGCGAGCCCCACGTGCAGGATATGTGCGCCGTCCTCGCCGCCATGGGCGCCAAGATCGCCGGCCTCGGCACCAGCCAGCTCACCGTCACCGGCGTGGCGAAACTCAAGGGCGGCACGTTCACGATCAACTCCGACCACCACGAGATCGTCACCTTCCTCGCCCTCGGCGCCATCACCGGCGGCGAGATCCGCGTCAAAAATTCCCTCCCGCATCACTTCGACCTCATCACCCGCTCCTTCGCGAAGCTCGGCGTGAAGATCGAGCACGACGGCGACACCGCCATCGTCCGCAAACGGCAGAAGCTCGTCGTCGAGGAGCCCTTCACCTCCAACCTCCTCCCCAAGATCGAGGCCGCGCCCTGGCCCTATTTTCCCGTCGACCTCCTCCCCTGCATGATCGCCCTCGGCGTCCGCTCGGAAGGGGCGGTCATGTTCTGGAACAAGGTCTACGAGGGCGGCTTCACCTGGATGTCGGAGCTCGCCAAGTTCGGCGCTCATGTCGTCGTCAGCGACCCGCACCGCATCACCGTCTTCGGCGCCAAGCCCCTCCGCCCGTCCACCGTCGAGGCCCCCTACATCATTCGCGCCGCCGTCGCCCTCTACATGGTCGCCGCCAGCATCCCGGGCAAATCCGTGGTGAAGAACGCCGACACCATCAAGCGCGCCCACCCCAACTTCGTCGAAAACCTCCGCTCCCTCGGCGCCGACGTGGAGTGGAAATGATTCGTGTGAACCACAAAGACCCAGAGGCACAAAGAGTCCGTCTGCCTCGACCCTTTGTGTCTTCGTGCCTTTGTGGTTAAAAATCTGATTCATGCCTTCTCCTGAAAAATCCGCCAAGGGCACCGACTTCCTCACCACGGCCCTGACCGCCCCGGTCTCCCCCGCCGAGGCCGCCCTGCGTCCGCTCTCCTTCGCCGACTTCGCCGGCCAGCCCAAGACCGTCGAGCGCCTCCAGGTCATGGTCGGCGCCGCCAAGCGCCGCGGCGAGGCCCTCAACCACATCCTCCTCTCCGGCCCGCCAGGCCTCGGCAAGACCACCCTCGCCTTCATCCTCGGCCACGAGCTCGGCCGCAACGTCCGCGTCACCTCCGGCCCCGTCATCGAGAAGGCCGGCGACCTCGCCGGCCTGCTCACCAACCTCGAGGAGGGCGACATCCTCTTCATCGACGAGATCCACCGCATCCCCAAGACCGTCGAGGAATACCTCTATAGCGCGATGGAGGACTTCCGCCTCGACATCATGATCGACCAGGGCCCCAACGCCCGCAGCGTGCGCCTCTCCAT is from Lacunisphaera limnophila and encodes:
- a CDS encoding YiiD C-terminal domain-containing protein; amino-acid sequence: MSDSVPASMAPTRLEQFLHAKIPLTAAMGIRVIQTGPELLILEAPLAPNINHLGTVFGGALHTLPTLACYAALWTLLVEGGLDGHVVVKESHAHYRAPVRGTFRATCARPSPELTATFFDELRRFKKARMDLHSVVPGASGKPAVEFSGSFVAVV
- a CDS encoding MBL fold metallo-hydrolase translates to MKLIDLNRQGGIGANSLLLMIGDLNILVDCGLNPKTPGVGALPDLSLLRDIELDLIIITHCHLDHIGGLPVVMRQHPKTPVLLTQSSRMLIEKMLHNSANVMQKQKEEDGVPGYPLFTHKEIEGLTKRFVGLPFKKVKKIKGKRGEIELMFHPSGHVAGATAVEIHHGMRKIFLTGDVLFEHLRTLKGAHFPIGHFDTLIIETTRGMTERAYGKERVHEIARLIDSINDTIAKGGSFLLPVFALGRMQELLAVFHDARRFGRLIECPIYAGGLGIGLSELFDEVSRKTKDVQFDMRILKDLGLRKLPKKIMPGQEPAQKGLYIVSSGMLVEKTPSYALASGLLGHARNTIGFVGYCDPDTPGGKLLATKPGATFAFDALDVRTKVKARVDRFELSGHAERGELLEFAVQTKARSIVLTHGDPDARDWFKTQLAEQLPKAKVIDPVPLRLHEV
- a CDS encoding UDP-N-acetylglucosamine 1-carboxyvinyltransferase, whose translation is MADLIIHGGKPLSGTITPSGNKNSVLPILCATLLTDARVTLRNVPLITDVEKLVAFFTEQGSAVTWDRAAGTMTLDHSTFDARRLNGELPAGMRSAVLLFAPLLQRMKKFALPANAKGCSLGIRELDPHLEILEKLGAKVATHRDDLTLTLKGRFQGARHWPDYMSVTATENFVMAAVLAEGQSVLLNAASEPHVQDMCAVLAAMGAKIAGLGTSQLTVTGVAKLKGGTFTINSDHHEIVTFLALGAITGGEIRVKNSLPHHFDLITRSFAKLGVKIEHDGDTAIVRKRQKLVVEEPFTSNLLPKIEAAPWPYFPVDLLPCMIALGVRSEGAVMFWNKVYEGGFTWMSELAKFGAHVVVSDPHRITVFGAKPLRPSTVEAPYIIRAAVALYMVAASIPGKSVVKNADTIKRAHPNFVENLRSLGADVEWK
- a CDS encoding YkgJ family cysteine cluster protein codes for the protein MDCRTGCGACCIAPSITSPIPGMPHGKPAGIPCVQLLPDMRCALFGRPERPAVCVGLQPREDMCGVSRDEALDYLRGLELATRPAS
- a CDS encoding dUTPase, yielding MDKLEEIFRMQDALNKRIGVELPPPTDEEKAKWILNYTRAMQQETAELIDSVPWKWWAKYQKFDEQNAKVEVVDLFHFLVSLAQTLGMTPDDVYQAYLKKNAVNHQRQDSGYVKKDEADSKHI
- a CDS encoding type IV pilus twitching motility protein PilT, producing the protein MNNETLWLIRLGLNAKLFTRDQALATLRAAGRDADLVTYAQRLIDDGIVSDVEKLEELAGNAAARAGVGPPEPNPLLADQDDHADAPAPTGNAGTKAKATAGDGPAPQFPFDRIGTMDDTALAAALRKLLIDAGLYGASDLHLSAGSKPFVRRLRALSPITEHILTDEESLRLNTVLLAEHQKNIFLERRDYDLALALDAEHRYRVNLMFHKWGPSGSYRMVPAGVPKLDELGLRNLDAIRKLLSYHNGLILITGPVGAGKTTTLAAMVAELNEQREDHIITVEDPIEVVQLPKGCNVTQREVGPHTKSFFSALKGALREDPDVIVIGELRDLETIEMAISASETGHLVIGTMHTSDASTTLNRLLDVFPPAQQTQIRASVAESLRGVVCQRLLPSTEGGLVVACEIMVSNTAIQALIREGKTSGLRNTMETGVKEGMCIMENVVLELYQQRKITKETALNNISTRNVRAKVT
- a CDS encoding YciI family protein, which encodes MSTSATVPNYMFLFREPLSPPELAPDQMQQSFQRWLDWVAAMRAKGQYVAGEPLEPTPGRVLRGAPVVAVTDGPYAEAKEVIGGYMVIRAASLVEAEAIARDCPGLADGGSVEVRQVMPVSE
- a CDS encoding OmpW/AlkL family protein, with the protein product MNKTLRKVLPCLLLLVATTALPAASPWSVRLRATYLETVDKSDAFSALGIAFAPNAVSVSDKLIPEIDVAYAFTDTLSAELVLTIPQEHSVSLAGVGRLGSFKHLPPTLLFQYRALPGAAIRPYVAAGVNFTLIWDDRLVVAGVPLRLENNSTGLALQAGVDWKLDERWSFNLDLKRAYIRSGVYAGAARLTEARLDPWLYAAGVRYEF
- a CDS encoding type IV pilus twitching motility protein PilT; amino-acid sequence: MAAIDSLLRTMLEKGGSDLHLTVGLPPKSRISGSLQVIREGAVTAKEMEALLKEITPEKRWHEFLEKKDLDLAHEVEGLARFRANFLYNHWGQAAVMRQIPAKILSFSTLNLPEALKKLCHLDQGLVVVTGPTGSGKSTTLAAMIDYINDNLARHIITIEDPIEFVHPCKKSTIVHREVGEHTETFGAALKGAMRHDPDILLLGEMREMETIKLALSCASMGMLVFGTLHTNNAPKTVDRIINTFPAEEQNQVRVMLAGCLAGVVAQLLCKKVPKGRVAVHEILLQHEALPNTIRSGQIANIRGIIESGKEEGMITMDNSLMARVKDGTVEPKEAYMKGSNKALFAPLLKPGDLDGGH